A portion of the Bdellovibrionales bacterium genome contains these proteins:
- a CDS encoding aldehyde dehydrogenase family protein, with product MSPLQFPTQQIELGNFIGGEWIQTSGKKRNVLSPYNSQILGSFNECTPSEIDQAIQTSSKAFFHWSQTTLKERCGLLLQWRQILLNNLDSMTCIVAAESGKTPAEAKAGILKGIEVLEFASAIQNLDTGGQMEVSRGVSCAFRREPLGVVAGVTPFNFPAMVPMWMIPLALVAGNCFIWKPSEKTPLTSKWLADGLREAGLPAGVFSVLQGGSSTVENIIDHPEVKALAFVGSSPVAESIYRRGTQLGKRVLALGGAKNHIFLLPDANPQLAAEGIGDSFTGCAGQRCMAASVLIAIGDCDDLIKKIANHVSQKILGKDMGAIINQASLDRLLAAISEAEKLGGRLLLDGRKNTPPKGFEKGFWLGPTIIDHAPRHSQAACEEIFGPVLAIVHATNLSEAIAIENSSKYGNAASVFTQNGPLANRVAHETKAGMIGINVGVPVPREPFSFGGVGASKYGHGDITGMSGLDFWTNLRKITTKWQSQPDQNWMS from the coding sequence ATGTCCCCACTCCAATTCCCAACTCAACAAATTGAGCTTGGCAACTTCATCGGAGGTGAATGGATTCAAACTTCCGGAAAAAAGCGGAATGTCTTGAGTCCTTACAATTCACAAATTCTTGGGTCTTTCAACGAATGCACTCCTTCTGAAATCGACCAAGCGATCCAAACGAGTTCAAAAGCTTTTTTTCATTGGAGTCAAACAACACTTAAGGAGAGATGCGGGCTGCTTCTCCAATGGCGTCAGATTTTATTAAATAATTTGGATTCAATGACCTGTATTGTTGCCGCAGAGTCCGGCAAAACTCCCGCTGAAGCCAAAGCAGGGATTCTAAAGGGCATCGAAGTTTTAGAGTTTGCCTCGGCGATACAGAACCTGGATACCGGAGGACAAATGGAAGTCTCTCGTGGAGTGAGTTGCGCTTTTCGCAGGGAACCCCTCGGAGTTGTCGCAGGAGTGACCCCTTTCAATTTCCCCGCCATGGTCCCGATGTGGATGATCCCCTTGGCTCTCGTCGCTGGGAATTGCTTTATTTGGAAACCATCAGAGAAAACTCCTCTTACATCAAAGTGGCTCGCAGATGGTTTGCGAGAAGCAGGGCTTCCCGCGGGAGTTTTTTCTGTTCTTCAGGGCGGCTCGTCCACCGTCGAAAATATCATTGACCACCCCGAAGTCAAAGCTCTCGCGTTTGTTGGGTCCTCCCCCGTTGCCGAGTCAATCTATCGAAGAGGAACTCAACTGGGCAAACGTGTCCTCGCCCTCGGAGGTGCAAAAAATCATATTTTTCTGCTGCCGGATGCAAATCCTCAATTAGCAGCCGAAGGAATTGGCGATTCCTTCACAGGCTGTGCGGGACAACGCTGCATGGCGGCCAGTGTTCTTATTGCTATCGGTGACTGCGACGACTTGATAAAAAAGATCGCAAACCATGTGAGTCAAAAAATACTAGGGAAAGACATGGGAGCCATTATTAACCAAGCTTCTCTCGACCGTCTGCTAGCAGCTATTTCAGAAGCAGAAAAATTGGGAGGAAGACTTTTACTCGATGGCCGTAAAAACACGCCACCCAAGGGTTTTGAAAAAGGATTTTGGTTAGGCCCTACGATCATCGATCATGCGCCTCGCCATTCTCAAGCTGCTTGTGAGGAAATCTTCGGACCAGTTTTAGCAATTGTCCACGCAACAAATCTCAGTGAAGCCATCGCCATCGAAAATTCGAGCAAGTACGGAAACGCCGCGAGTGTCTTCACCCAAAACGGTCCTCTCGCTAACCGCGTCGCTCATGAAACCAAAGCCGGAATGATTGGGATCAATGTTGGAGTGCCTGTTCCGCGCGAGCCCTTCTCCTTTGGAGGGGTCGGAGCGAGCAAATACGGCCACGGCGATATCACTGGCATGAGCGGCCTGGACTTCTGGACCAATCTCCGTAAGATCACGACCAAGTGGCAGAGCCAGCCCGACCAAAATTGGATGAGCTGA
- a CDS encoding PaaI family thioesterase: MKENSLQDRYARNSICFGCGPQNQKGLRIKSFVRNNEVICDWIPDTHHEAFPGILNGGIIGSLLDCHCNWTAAWHLMEKNGLESPPCTVTAEYSVQLKRPTPSNQPVHLVARVIESTERKVVVEAELRTDGEICATCRGTFIAVKSNHPAYHRWS; encoded by the coding sequence ATGAAAGAGAATTCTCTCCAGGACAGGTATGCGAGGAATAGTATTTGCTTTGGCTGTGGCCCTCAAAATCAAAAAGGTTTACGTATCAAGAGCTTTGTGCGCAACAATGAAGTCATTTGCGACTGGATTCCAGACACTCACCACGAGGCTTTTCCCGGAATACTCAACGGTGGAATCATTGGATCTCTGCTCGATTGTCATTGCAATTGGACGGCTGCCTGGCACCTGATGGAGAAAAATGGATTGGAATCCCCCCCCTGCACGGTCACAGCAGAATACTCTGTTCAGCTAAAGCGTCCCACCCCATCGAACCAACCTGTGCATCTTGTCGCACGAGTCATTGAGTCGACAGAAAGAAAGGTCGTCGTTGAAGCAGAGTTGAGAACTGATGGTGAAATCTGCGCGACCTGTCGAGGAACCTTCATCGCGGTAAAATCAAATCATCCTGCCTATCATCGATGGTCCTGA